The proteins below come from a single Lonchura striata isolate bLonStr1 chromosome 10, bLonStr1.mat, whole genome shotgun sequence genomic window:
- the RHBDD1 gene encoding rhomboid-related protein 4 translates to MERRQRGVSAGLLLLLYQISQVGLQNIPSVTLGVLVLNIFLFLNPLRPLSEACLSVNEAVYRKNWQRLLLAPFHHADDWHLYYNMISMLWKGIMLERKLKSIWFAYIIAVFSVLIGIVYMVLELLLVIILDDPSYEMNCGVGFSGVLFALKVLNNHYNPGRVSSVLGLPISSKYACWVELLAIHFISPGTSFAGHLSGILVGLMYTMGPLKKIMQACAAGVSFFTEPDRPRDYYTEYYGYNPDFQYRTPRSYFDYTGGLTEEEQLERAVLNSLNERDFGGGTHNHGQRPYGFWFPPENSEEDMRR, encoded by the exons ATGGAACGAAGGCAAAGAGGAGTCAGTGCTGGactgcttttgctgctttatCAAATTTCTCAAGTTGGACTCCAGAACATTCCTTCTGTTACCCTTGGGGTGCTTGtactgaatatttttctctttctgaatcCTTTGAGGCCACTGTCTGAAGCGTGTCTCAGTGTAAATGAAGCTGTCTACAGAAAGAACTGGCAGCGTTTGCTGCTTGCTCCTTTCCACCATGCAGATGATTGGCATTTGTATTATAACATGATTTCCATGCTTTGGAAGGGCATAATGCTGGaaagaaagctgaagagcatATGGTTTGCCTACATCATTGCAGTATTTTCAGTACTGATTGGAATAGTTTACATGGTGCTGGAACTCCTGCTTGTGATAATTCTGGATGATCCTTCCTATGAAATGAATTGTGGTGTAGGTTTTTCAG GTGTCTTGTTTGCTTTGAAAGTTCTGAACAACCATTATAACCCAGGAAGGGTGAGCAGTGTCCTTGGATTGCCTATATCCAGTAAATATGCTTGCTGGGTGGAGCTGCTGGCTATTCATTTTATCTCCCCAGG gaCTTCTTTTGCTGGGCATCTGTCAGGGATTCTTGTTGGATTGATGTACACTATGGGACCTCTGAAAAAGATCATGCAAGCCTGTGCAG CTGGCGTTTCTTTCTTCACTGAGCCTGACAGGCCAAGAGACTACTATACAG AGTATTATGGCTATAATCCAGATTTTCAATATAGAACTCCAAGGAGCTACTTTGATTATACAGGTGGGCTCACTGAAGAAGAACAGCTTGAAAGGGCAGTGCTAAACAGTCTTAATGAAAGAG